DNA from Brassica napus cultivar Da-Ae chromosome C4, Da-Ae, whole genome shotgun sequence:
TAAGATAGCTTCAACTTTTCACGAACTTTTAAAATAGGTACTGAAATAGGGGAAAAAACGATTAGAGTTCATCCAGAGAATTTAAATGTAAATCATGCAGCAATTGGTTTCTACAGTCAATTGTTTTATAAGCAGAACAAGGCAGAGTCAAACTTCTCACAAAATAACTTTGCGAAGCCCTAAATTTATATATAGGACAACAACTATTACtttttgttacttaattatatttataccTCAAAGAAGCCGACCAAACGTCTGATACAAGATCAGAAGAacaaattatacatataaaagaGTCTGTAACTCTGTATCTATTTATTATCCATATATACTAATTATTCTGAAAACCTTTTCACGAACGTTCAGTTTAGTATATGTCCCAAAAAAGCTATTTAGTTCTTCCGACATTCATTTCGGAATTTGGAATACTACATAGAAATACCAAACCCGGTATATGAAATAGGGACAAAACAAACAATGGATAAAAAATGTAAAGGTCTGAAAACTATAGAACTAATACACatgatatatatctttaaaaagTAACCCTATATCTCCCAACCGCACAAACAAAACTTTTAGCTTCTCGGCATCGACCAAAGAAAGATCAAGTATCAAGAAAAATCCGTGCAAGCATACAGTATCGACCGATCTGTTCAAAAATGGATATGATTCCACAACTGATGGAAGGCTCTTCGGCTTACTTAGGTACCACAAACCTCAGCATCAACGCAAACCTTTCGTCCTCCTCCAGAGCCACCGCACCACAGCCACCGTTTTCCTCCTCTCCATCGGCGAACTCAAGCCGTTACGAGAACCAGAAGAGAAGAGACTGGAACACGTTCGGACAGTACTTAAGGAACCATCGCCCACCGCTTTCGCTTTCCCGATGCAGCGGAGCTCACGTGCTGGAGTTTCTCCGTTACTTGGACCAGTTCGGTAAGACAAAAGTCCACACGACCATTTGTCACTTCTACGGCCATCCTAATCCTCCTGCACCGTGTCCTTGTCCTCTTCGTCAAGCTTGGGGAAGTCTTGACGCTCTCATCGGTCGTCTTCGAGCTGCTTTTGAAGAGAACGGAGGCAAACCTGAGACTAATCCATTTGGAGCACGCGCCGTTAGACTTTACCTAAGGGAAGTTAGAGATACGCAGAGCAAAGCTAGAGGTGTTAGCTACGAGAAGAAGAAGCGAAAGCGTCCTGTTCCTACGTTGtcggcttcttcttcctccgccGTAGCTAGCCACCAGCAATCTCAAATGTTGCCGGGTACTAGTTGTACTACCCAAATATCAAAGCTTGAGAAGTGACtacatctgttttttttttaaatgagtaTTTATGTAATATGAAATGTGAATTGGTCTCTTTCTTATGTGTATGCTGGTTTTAGTTTAGGTTCATGTGTTTAGTTTTAGCATCTGGTCGAAGAAGAACTAAGAGTTCTTTTGTTACTAGTGTATGTTGGAGGATCAAGGAAGGTAGGGTTttggttttttaatttatttccttaaataaaataaattttacaaaaatatatagtcaCATAAATGTGTCTTAGTATCTATTTAGTATTTATCATCAATTGAACTGGTCTTCTTCTACACCATCTTTCGGCTTGAGCTAGTTCTAAAACAGAGAGAGGTCTTAGGTTTTAGTTTAGATCAGTTTGTGGAGTATGATGGTACTAGAattgttttattgatttttcttcttttaatgCAAAACAGTGGTCGTTGTCTAAAAGTAACCGTGAACTACAAGTGGTCTTTATTGACTTAGTGGTTGACAGTGACTGCACTATCTATTTTAAGTTTCTTGAAATTTTCTCATTAGTTTATCTCCAAAGAAATTATGAGCTATACCAAAAGACTTTTACGTATTTAGCGATATACTCATTGAATAAAACTGTCACTGTTCGAAGTGTTTTTTTACTCTGTTACCCCTACAGCACAAACATTTCATTATCCGCTAAAATCGTAGACCAAATTTTCTATTAGGATACGCAAAGATCTATCACTCTTTCACGTTATTCTCTTTTGTATCTTTTGCCAGGTTGCATTTCATTTCACTGCATTAcgatagaattaaaaaaaaaacaaaaatttaagatttgagATTTCTCTCCCATTTTGTTCTACTATTCAGTGAAACCAGTCACCGTGACGGTCAGTATAGGGGAGAAAGATGGAACGCAGACGGCTGTTGCTTCTTTGGTGAAGCTCTCCTCCGCTACGTCTCCGGTGAAGCTCTTCGCCGCTGCGTCTCCAGTGTAACTCTCCGCCGCTGCGTCTCCGGCGAAGTTCTCGATCTCTGTGTCCCTGGTCAAGCTCTTGCACCCTGCGTCTCCAGCGAAGCCCTCCGCCACTGCGTCTCCGATGAAGTTCTTCACCGCTGTTTCTCCacttcatatatatgttatatatgttgTACGGTTGACGTGTCGTATAAGATCTTCTTGTTCGTTAACCGCGTAAATACTATATTGACTCTATAACAATTTGACATTAAAAATAGGATTTTAATCTCaaataactaattttataaagaagtatatataatattaattgtcTAAGAATTTGTCCTGATCAATGAAAACATTGCCTAAACATTACTCGTATATTCATTTCATATGTCATAGTTATGATCTTGATTCTTATAAAGTTATGTGCCTGTAATATGGAGTCAAACTCTATGACCGGTGAATATTTACTACCGACGAGTAATTCTAACAATATCCGGCTAAGATGAACTTCAATACATTATCGCTTAGGGTGAACAAACAAGTTATCCGGTTAACAAGATACATAACTGTATAAGAAATCAGTTTTGTAGATAATTTGTTTACACTTACGTGGAGATATAGGGGTAGGGTTGGGAATAAGTGTGTTGGTATAAGGATTTAGATAACCACACCAAAAAATGCTACACCTGAAACCCTTAATAATAAACGCTTAACCCAAACAATAAATCCAATGTCctgaaccctaaaccataaacccaaaataCTAGACTCTAAACCCAATAGGAACCCCGAAACCCAATCCGAGTAACTAAACCGTAAACAATAAAtctaaaatactaaaccctaaatccaaaatactaaaccctaaacccaatagGATCCCGGGAACCCAAAACCAAATGTCTAATCCCTAttgtatttagggtttagtcttttgggtttagggtttacggattagacattagggtttaggttcAGGGGTTCCTattggttttagggtttagtattttgggtttagggtttggggtttagtgACTAGGGTTTAGGTTCTTGGGTTACtattgggtttcgggtttagtgactatggtttgggtttcgggcttcctattgggtttagggtttggtattttgggtttagggtttagtattcaGGGCATTGGATTTTTTGCTAACCTATGTATCCGTAATATAGAAACAATCGAATTGGCCGGTCAATAGTTACAACACTCGGTTCACTCAGAAAGTATCCGGCTAAGTagatattttaaactttatcGTTTTAGGTGAACAGAGATGTTAGCCGGTTAAATCGATAGTAAACTGTATACGAATTTATTTTTCTACATACCTTGTTTACACTTACATTAGGGCGGAGGTGGTAAAGTTGAGAATACAGGTATAAGATTTAGGATATAGTAATAAGGGTAcagagtttagggtttgggtttagaataTAGTAATGTATTGAGTTTAGTCTTATCCTAGTTAGAAGTATTGTTAATGATAAATAGTATACGGTTAATATATATTGTACCTGGTGCAAATAAAATATTGGCCGGCTAATATTTTATGGTCTTGTTATAGCAATCACATACACGGCTAATATATATTGTAGTTGGGGCAACAAAACTTTTGACCGACgaatattatatttacatatctaaataacaaaaataattaattgtgtGGCTACAAATGATCATTGTGATGGCTCAGCACTCTTCGAACTTAGGGAGAATCATGCGAGTGGTGATGAAGCGAACGACCCCATGAATCAAAATCTCTATAACATCTGGTTCGACTTCTGAACGTTTTAAATCTGTAGAATTCTGATAAAAAACAGACAATTACACATTAAATTGATTTACCATGTGTAGACCGCTCACATTTGGTCAGTTTTTTGGAATTCAgtagaagaataaaaaaaataagcagATGAAGAAGTAAGAGGAGGAAGTAAGAGTATGAAgaaagagaataaaaaaaaaaatctctggcAAATCTTTTGTTGGATTTGGGTTACAGCTGCGCCGTATATTGTATTTTGGTTACCGATGCAAATTCATATAATCTAAacgaaaattttatattatcttgCAAAATCCACCTAGATATCTTCTGTCATAAAAAAGATCCTAGGAATATAAGACCTGAA
Protein-coding regions in this window:
- the LOC106454866 gene encoding protein LIGHT-DEPENDENT SHORT HYPOCOTYLS 3 — encoded protein: MDMIPQLMEGSSAYLGTTNLSINANLSSSSRATAPQPPFSSSPSANSSRYENQKRRDWNTFGQYLRNHRPPLSLSRCSGAHVLEFLRYLDQFGKTKVHTTICHFYGHPNPPAPCPCPLRQAWGSLDALIGRLRAAFEENGGKPETNPFGARAVRLYLREVRDTQSKARGVSYEKKKRKRPVPTLSASSSSAVASHQQSQMLPGTSCTTQISKLEK